GCAGCAGGGGATAGCCCTGCTCGGCCCGCCGGGCCACGTAGCGCTCCGCGCACCGGCGGGCCAGGGCCCGGCACCGCGCCATCAGGGCCGTGCGCTCGGCCACCGTGATCGCCCCGCGGGCGTCCAGCAGGTTGAACAGGTGCGAGCACTTCAGCACGTGGTCGTACGCCGGCAGGACCAGGCCCAGATCCAGCAGCCGGCCGGCCTCCCGCTCGCTGCTGGCGAAGGCGTCCCGCAGCGCGGGCACGTCGGCGTGGTCGAAGGCGTACGCCGACTGCTCGGCCTCCTCCTGCCGGCGCACCTCCCCGTAGGTGATGCCGGGCGCCCACTCGATGTCGTAGACGCTGGACCGCCCCTGGATGTACATGGTGATGCGCTCCAGGCCGTAGGTGATCTCGGCGGCCACGGGGCGCACCTCCAGGCCGCCCATCTGCTGGAAGTAGGTGAACTGGGTGATCTCGTTGCCGTCCAGGAACACCTGCCAGCCCAGCCCCGCGGCCCCCAGGGTCGGCGACTCCCAGTCGTCCTCCAGGAACCGCACGTCGTGCTCCCGCAGGCGGATGCCCAGGGCCGCCAGGCTGGCCAGGTACAGGTCCTGGACGTCGTCGGGAGAGGGCTTGAGGATCACCTGGTACTGGTAGTGCTTGAACAGCCGGTGGGGGTTCTCCCCGTAGCGCCCGTCGGCCGGGCGGCGGGACGGCTGCACGTAGGCCACCCGCCAGGGCTCGGGGCCCAGCGAGCGGAGGAACGTGGCCGGGTGCATCGTCCCCGCCCCCACCTCCAGGTCGTAGGGCTGCTCGATGAGACAGCCCCGGGCCGCCCAGTACCGCTCCAGGGCCATGATCACGTCCTGAAAGGTCATCGGATCACCCGGGTGGGTGAAACGTTGGAACGTTCAAACGTTGGAACGTTGAAACGTTGGATCGTTGGAACATCGTGGCTGACGTTTCAACGCTTCAACGGTTCAACGTTTCAACGGTTCAACGGTCTTTTCTCTCCGCTCCCTACCCGATCCCCAGGGGTTCTTCGGACCGCTCCCGCTCCCGCCGCCGCACCGACGGCATCGGGACGCTGCTGAGGACGGCGGCCACCGCGAACGCCACCGCCCCGGCCACCGCCCACGACACCGGCAGCTCGATCACCCGGTCCTCGGTCTTGAGCCGCACCACGCCGTCGGGACCGGGCCGGACGACCCCCCGCGCCTCCTCCAGCGCCGTGCCCAGCTGCAACAACGCCCGTCGCGCCCGCTCCAGGTCCAGCTCCACCGCCTGTCACCTCCACCCGCCACTATAGCACACCGCCGGACGACGTCTGTCGGATCGCCACCCGATCAGCCCTCCTCCTGTCGGTCCCCCTCCGCCGGCGGGTGATGCGGACGGTCGGCGGAGCCCGGCCGCGGCGCGGGTGACACCCCCAGCCGGCGCGCCACGGCGGGCACGCGCAGGGTGGTCTCCAGCCGGTATTCCAGGTAGCGGCGCAGCGCCCGCCCCACCTCCTCCCGCACGCGCCGGTCCCAGGCGGCGGGGTCCTCTGGCGGCGCGGCGGCGTCCAGCAGGTGCTCCAGAGCACCGCGCGCCCGGGCCGACAGCGGTTCCGCGGCGGGATCCCGCTGGCGGTGGGCGCCGCAGAGCACGCCGCCCAGGGCCAGGCTCAGCGCCCCGGCCGGGGCGGCCCGGCCGCACACCTGGCAGCGGGCGAGCTGCGGAGCGTAGCCGCTGCGGACCAGGACCTGCGCCGCCGCCCACAGGGCCGCCAGCTCGGGGTCGCCGGTCTCGATGGCGCCCAGGGCGCGGTCGAGGACGTCGAACATCTCCGGGGCCGGCTGGCGCTCGTCGGTGGCCCGGTCCACCACCTCCACCGCGAAGGCGGCGGCGCTGAGCCGGTCCAGGTCCTCCCGCAGCCGGGCCCGGGAGGCCACCACCTCCACCTGAGTCACCACATCCAGGGTGCGTCCCACCGCCAGCAGCGCCCGGACGCGGGAAAATGGCTCCAGGCGGCCGGCCAGGCGGCTGCCCGGACGGCGCGCCCCGCGGGCCACGGCCGCCACCTTCCCCTGGTCGCGGCAGAACAGGGTCACCACCCGGTCGGCCTCACCCAGCGGGGTGCGGCGCAGCACGATGGCCTCGACCCTGTAGACGGGCATCGCTCAGAAGGCGGCGACCAGCAGCAGGCTGAGGATCGCCATGCCGGCGACGGTGACTCCCGCCACCGCGTTGGCCGCCGGCGTGTTGACGTGGGGGCCCATCACCGCCGGGTCGTTCACCAGGAGGATGATGACGGCGAGGACGGCGGGCAGCAGGATGCCGTTGAGGACCTGGGAGAGGACCATGACCCGGACCAGGGGCAGGCCCGGGATCAGGATGACCAGGGCCGAGGCCACCAGGACCCCGGTGAACAGGCCGAAGAACACCGGCGCCTCCCCGACGGACCGGTCCAGGCCGGCCTCCCACCCGAAGGCCTCGCACACGGCGTAGGCCGTGGACAGGGGAATGATGGCCACGGAGAAGACGGCGGCGTTCAGCAGCCCGGCGGCGAACAGCCCCGCGGCGTACCGGCCGGCCAGCGGCTCCAGGGCCCGCGCGGCGTCGGCGGCGGTGCTGATCGGCGTCCCGTGGACGTAGAGGGTGGCACCGCAGGCCACGACGATGAAGAACGCCACCAGGTTGGTGGTGAGCATGCCCAGGTAGGTGTCCAGCCGCACCTGGGGGTAGTCCCGGACGGTCAGCCCCTTGTCCACCACGGCGGCCTGCTGGTAGAACTGCATCCACGGCGCGATGGTGGTCCCCACCACGCCGATGGCCATGGCCACGAACGCGGGGTCGCGGGAGAACGCCGGGGTCACCGTCGCCCGCAGGACCTCCCCCCAGGGCGGGCGGGCCAGGACCGCCGACGCCACGTAGGTCGCGTAGACCAGGGTGGCGGCCAGGAACACCCGCTCCACCCGGCGGTAGGTGCCGCGCACCACGAGGAGCCACACCGCCGCGGCCGCCAGCGGCACCGCCAGGTAGCGGCTGATGCCGAAGATCTCGGCCGCACCCGCCACGCCGGCGAAGTCTCCCACGGTGTTGGCCCAGTTGGCCACGACCAGGACGCCCATGACCAGGACGGTGGTCCGGACCCGGAAGCGTTCCCGGATCAGGTCGGCCAGCCCCTTGCCCGTCACCGCCCCCATCCGGGCTACCATCTCCTGGACCACGGCCAGGGCCACGGTCGAGAGCAGCAGCGTCCACAGCAGCCGGTAGCCGAAGGCAGCCCCCGCCACCGAGTAGGTGGCGATGCCGTTGGCGTCGTTGTCCACGTTGCCGGTGATGATCCCGGGGCCCATGACAGCCGCGAACGCGGCCAGGCGGGCCCAGCGTGCGGCGAGCCACCCCCGCCCGGGCAGACCGACCCGGGCGTCTGCGGGTGCCCGGCGCCGGCGGGAGAAGATCACCGCCGTCTCCGGGCGCGCCGGCGGAACCGGGGCGGGACCCGGCGGCGGCCTTTGCGCAGGACCACG
This region of Armatimonadota bacterium genomic DNA includes:
- a CDS encoding glycine--tRNA ligase subunit alpha produces the protein MTFQDVIMALERYWAARGCLIEQPYDLEVGAGTMHPATFLRSLGPEPWRVAYVQPSRRPADGRYGENPHRLFKHYQYQVILKPSPDDVQDLYLASLAALGIRLREHDVRFLEDDWESPTLGAAGLGWQVFLDGNEITQFTYFQQMGGLEVRPVAAEITYGLERITMYIQGRSSVYDIEWAPGITYGEVRRQEEAEQSAYAFDHADVPALRDAFASSEREAGRLLDLGLVLPAYDHVLKCSHLFNLLDARGAITVAERTALMARCRALARRCAERYVARRAEQGYPLLREAPVAARTR
- the recO gene encoding DNA repair protein RecO: MPVYRVEAIVLRRTPLGEADRVVTLFCRDQGKVAAVARGARRPGSRLAGRLEPFSRVRALLAVGRTLDVVTQVEVVASRARLREDLDRLSAAAFAVEVVDRATDERQPAPEMFDVLDRALGAIETGDPELAALWAAAQVLVRSGYAPQLARCQVCGRAAPAGALSLALGGVLCGAHRQRDPAAEPLSARARGALEHLLDAAAPPEDPAAWDRRVREEVGRALRRYLEYRLETTLRVPAVARRLGVSPAPRPGSADRPHHPPAEGDRQEEG
- a CDS encoding Nramp family divalent metal transporter, giving the protein MIFSRRRRAPADARVGLPGRGWLAARWARLAAFAAVMGPGIITGNVDNDANGIATYSVAGAAFGYRLLWTLLLSTVALAVVQEMVARMGAVTGKGLADLIRERFRVRTTVLVMGVLVVANWANTVGDFAGVAGAAEIFGISRYLAVPLAAAAVWLLVVRGTYRRVERVFLAATLVYATYVASAVLARPPWGEVLRATVTPAFSRDPAFVAMAIGVVGTTIAPWMQFYQQAAVVDKGLTVRDYPQVRLDTYLGMLTTNLVAFFIVVACGATLYVHGTPISTAADAARALEPLAGRYAAGLFAAGLLNAAVFSVAIIPLSTAYAVCEAFGWEAGLDRSVGEAPVFFGLFTGVLVASALVILIPGLPLVRVMVLSQVLNGILLPAVLAVIILLVNDPAVMGPHVNTPAANAVAGVTVAGMAILSLLLVAAF